Proteins encoded by one window of Salvia splendens isolate huo1 chromosome 5, SspV2, whole genome shotgun sequence:
- the LOC121803291 gene encoding uncharacterized protein LOC121803291 isoform X2, with translation MEDLRHDFFTDIFGGAPRPRSIFSHQISADASFYDDVFWSTETAPPPSLRRRGRNLPLLDIPSLKHNQKSRSFIDIFGLDAKKKKKEEEKRSYSESAGDVAMSAAKLRAMDIKTKWTSTRNGDSDHKKWALFSDLDCETKLGGCPPRIEENVTNIEQIKLRMKAEIIDEEMEIDEDEFVSSYVIELDCCSRETASAYVPSDVDEAIAWAKQKLHSQEKPTLATGVMNDESRGVEKEDDRSIVDEKIRLWLSGKESDIRLLLSSLHRIVWPNSGWMAIPLTKLMESSQVKKAYQKAILCLHPDKLQQRGASLLHKYIAHKVFAALQDAWTTFSSLDVSKIY, from the exons atggaGGATCTCCGTCACGACTTCTTCACCGACATTTTCGGTGGTGCCCCGCGCCCACGTAGCATATTCTCCCACCAAATATCCGCCGacgctagcttctacgacgatgTCTTCTGGTCGACGGAGACGGCGCCGCCGCCGTCGCTGAGGCGGAGGGGACGGAATTTGCCCCTTTTGGATATTCCTTCGTTGAAGCATAACCAAAAGAGCCGTTCCTTCATAGACATTTTTGGGTTGGAtgcgaagaagaagaagaaggaggaggagaagaggtCGTATTCCGAATCAGCCGGCGACGTTGCTATGTCAGCGGCGAAGCTCAG AGCAATGGACATCAAGACCAAGTGGACATCCACGAGAAACGGAGATTCCGATCATAAAAAATGGGCACTATTTTCCGATTTGGATTGTGAAACCAAATTAGGGGGCTGCCCTCCTCGAATTGAGGAAAATGTTACTAACATTGAGCAGATAAAATTGAGAATGAAAGCAGAAATAATTGATGAAGAAATGGAAATTGATGAAGATGAGTTTGTGAGCTCATACGTTATAGAGCTTGATTGTTGCAGTAGAGAAACTGCAAGTGCTTATGTACCGAGTGACGTTGATGAAGCGATCGCGTGGGCCAAGCAAAAGCTTCACTCCCAAGAGAAACCCACACTTG CCACAGGAGTAATGAATGATGAGTCAAGAGGGGTTGAG AAAGAGGATGATAGGAGCATTGTTGATGAAAAGATAAGGTTGTGGTTGAGCGGCAAGGAATCCGATATCCGGCTGCTATTGTCTTCCCTTCATCGGATCGTATGGCCTAACAGCGGGTGGATGGCGATACCTCTAACGAAACTAATGGAGAGCTCACAAGTGAAGAAAGCTTATCAAAAAGCAATTCTATGCCTACATCCGGACAAGCTTCAGCAAAGAGGAGCATCACTCTTACACAAGTACATTGCACACAAGGTCTTCGCCGCTCTTCAA GATGCTTGGACAACATTTAGCTCCCTGGATGTCTCCAAAATCTATTGA
- the LOC121803291 gene encoding uncharacterized protein LOC121803291 isoform X1: MEDLRHDFFTDIFGGAPRPRSIFSHQISADASFYDDVFWSTETAPPPSLRRRGRNLPLLDIPSLKHNQKSRSFIDIFGLDAKKKKKEEEKRSYSESAGDVAMSAAKLRAMDIKTKWTSTRNGDSDHKKWALFSDLDCETKLGGCPPRIEENVTNIEQIKLRMKAEIIDEEMEIDEDEFVSSYVIELDCCSRETASAYVPSDVDEAIAWAKQKLHSQEKPTLAATGVMNDESRGVEKEDDRSIVDEKIRLWLSGKESDIRLLLSSLHRIVWPNSGWMAIPLTKLMESSQVKKAYQKAILCLHPDKLQQRGASLLHKYIAHKVFAALQDAWTTFSSLDVSKIY; encoded by the exons atggaGGATCTCCGTCACGACTTCTTCACCGACATTTTCGGTGGTGCCCCGCGCCCACGTAGCATATTCTCCCACCAAATATCCGCCGacgctagcttctacgacgatgTCTTCTGGTCGACGGAGACGGCGCCGCCGCCGTCGCTGAGGCGGAGGGGACGGAATTTGCCCCTTTTGGATATTCCTTCGTTGAAGCATAACCAAAAGAGCCGTTCCTTCATAGACATTTTTGGGTTGGAtgcgaagaagaagaagaaggaggaggagaagaggtCGTATTCCGAATCAGCCGGCGACGTTGCTATGTCAGCGGCGAAGCTCAG AGCAATGGACATCAAGACCAAGTGGACATCCACGAGAAACGGAGATTCCGATCATAAAAAATGGGCACTATTTTCCGATTTGGATTGTGAAACCAAATTAGGGGGCTGCCCTCCTCGAATTGAGGAAAATGTTACTAACATTGAGCAGATAAAATTGAGAATGAAAGCAGAAATAATTGATGAAGAAATGGAAATTGATGAAGATGAGTTTGTGAGCTCATACGTTATAGAGCTTGATTGTTGCAGTAGAGAAACTGCAAGTGCTTATGTACCGAGTGACGTTGATGAAGCGATCGCGTGGGCCAAGCAAAAGCTTCACTCCCAAGAGAAACCCACACTTG CAGCCACAGGAGTAATGAATGATGAGTCAAGAGGGGTTGAG AAAGAGGATGATAGGAGCATTGTTGATGAAAAGATAAGGTTGTGGTTGAGCGGCAAGGAATCCGATATCCGGCTGCTATTGTCTTCCCTTCATCGGATCGTATGGCCTAACAGCGGGTGGATGGCGATACCTCTAACGAAACTAATGGAGAGCTCACAAGTGAAGAAAGCTTATCAAAAAGCAATTCTATGCCTACATCCGGACAAGCTTCAGCAAAGAGGAGCATCACTCTTACACAAGTACATTGCACACAAGGTCTTCGCCGCTCTTCAA GATGCTTGGACAACATTTAGCTCCCTGGATGTCTCCAAAATCTATTGA